A window of Roseiflexus castenholzii DSM 13941 genomic DNA:
GCCGCCGCCAATGTTCGTCCGACCGTATCATCGATCACCTGAGCATAGATATGCATATTACTGCGAAAGACGCACAGCCGCGGGCGCTGAGGCGTCCCGCTGACTTTCTTGCGCACGCGACGGTGGCGTCGAAGGCGCAATTCTCGTGGTGTTCGTTGTGCCATAGTGATAGGCTCCTCGCGGCAGAGATTGCCATCCCCTGCCTTTGCTGAGTCGTAAAAGACAACAGAATGCGTTAGCGCGCTTTGCCTGCCTTGCCCGCCTTGCGGCGCACGCGCTCTTCGCGGTATTTGATGCCGTACCCCTTATACGGCTCTGGTGGTCGCAACGCGCGCAATTTTGCGGCTTCCTCGCCAACCTTCTGCTTATCGATACCTCGAATGATCACCTGTTGCGGCTCATTGGCGCTCCGACGCTCCATCACCTCAAAGGTGATGCCTTCGGGTGGCGTCACACGGATCGGATGGGAAAATCCCACCTGAAGGATCAGGTTCTTCCCTTCCCGCACCGCACGATAACCAATGCCGGTTATTTCCAGCACTCGCTGATACCCCTCTGTAACGCCGGTTACCATATTGGCAATGAGCGAGCGCGTCAACCCGTGCAGGGCGCGGTGTTGTTTCTGATCCGAAAGGCGCGCGACCGTAATGACGCCATTTTCATGCGTAATGATCATTTCCGGCGGCAGGCGCTGGATCAACGTTCCCTTTGGTCCTTTGACCGTCACCACGTTCCCTTCCGCAATCGTCACCTCGACGCCGCGTGGCACCGGGATTGGTTTTTTTCCAATACGCGACATGATCTCCTCCTCAGCGCTGCTCACCAGACGTAACAGAGAACCTCACCGCCGACGCGCTGTTGCCAGGCCTCATGTCCCGCCATCACACCGCGAGGTGTCGAGAGAATGCTCAACCCCAACCCACCGCGCACCCGCGGAATATCAGCGCGTTTGGTGTAGATGCGCAACCCTGGCTTGCTCACCCGCTTCAGCCCGGTAATGACCGGTCGTCGATCAGGGGTATACTTCAAAGTAATGACAATAGTACTGTACGGTTTGCCTTCCTGCACCGTGAAGTCTTGGATGAAACCTTCGCGCTTGAGAATCTGCGCAATCGCCAGTTTCATTTTCGACGACGGAATCGACACCGTTGCGTGGCGGGCCATGCACGCATTCCGGATGCGGGTCAGCATATCGGCAATCGGATCATTCACACTCACTGTGATCCTCCTTTATGTCCGGACTGACGGCAATGTTCATCTGTGCTCCACCTGCTACCAGCTCGATTTTGTGACACCGGGGATCAACCCGCGCAGTGCATGCTCGCGGAAGCAGATGCGGCACATGCCGAACTTGCGCATGTACGCACGCGAACGCCCGCAGATTTTACAGCGGTTATAGGCCCGCACCGTATACTTTTGCGGCCGCTGTGCTTTGACCATTAATGCCTTTCGTGCCAAACCAGGTCTCCTTATCAATCTTCCCGGCTGGTCAACGTCCTTCCGGCGGACGTTCCTGGCCCGGACTAATCGCGAAACGGCATGCCAAGGCGCTTAAGCAGCGCATAGCCCTGTTCGTCGTCGGGCGCCGTGGTCACAATCACCACTTCGAGTCCCCGGAGTTTATCGACTTTATCGTAATCAATCTCCGGGAACACGATCTGCTCGCGCAGACCGAGCGAGTAATTGCCGCGTCCATCGAACGAACGGCGACTGACGCCGCGAAAATCGCGCAGGCGTGGCAGCACCAGGTTCACCAACCGGTCGAAGAACGACCACATGCGCGGACCTCGCAACGTCACCATCACGCCGATTGGCATCCCCTGGCGCACTTTGAATGCTGCAATCGACTTCCTGGCGCGCGTAATAACCGGTTTCTGACCGGCGATTGCCGCAAGATCGGACGTTGCAGCATCGAGCGCCTTGGAGTTCTGGATCGCCTCGCCAAGCCCGATATTCAGGACGATCTTTTCCAACCGTGGCGCCTGCATCACCGAGCGATACTGAAACTCCTGCATCAGCGCCGGCACGACTTCGGTCTGATATTTTTCTTTGAGGCGTGGTACCATTCCCTACTCCTCAGGAACCCGGAGCGCAACAATCGCTCCGGTTAAGCCGTTCACTCATCGATGACGGCATCACAGGCTTTGCAATACCGCACCTTTTTGGGGCGGCCCTTGTGGTCCGTCTCTTCCAGAAAGCGATGCCCGGTGCGTGACGCGCGACCGCACTTCGGGCAGATCAGCATCACATTCGACACATGGATTGGCGCTTCCATCTCGATAATCCCGCCGGGGCGCGTCGGACCGCGCGGCTTCATGTGTCGTTTGACAATATTCAGTCCCTCAACGATCACCCGTTGCTCTTTGGGGCGCGATTCCTTGATTTTTCCGCGCTTCCCGCGATCCTTGCCGGTAATGATCAGGACCTCATCGCCGGTTTTGACATGCATGGCACGTTCTCCTGGAGCAATCACAGCACTTCCGGCGCCAGCGAGATGATCTTCATGAACGCGCGTTCACGCAACTCACGTGCGACGGGTCCAAAGATGCGCGTACCACGTGGATTATTGTCTTTCCCGATGATCACTGCCGCATTATCATCGAACCGAATATGCGAGCCATCGGGTCGACCATACTCCTTAGCAGTGCGCACGATGACGGCGCGCACCACTTCGCCTTTCTTCACCGCGCCGCCGGGAGTCGCTTCCTTGACCGAAGCGACAATAACATCGCCGACGCGCCCGTAGCGCACATGCGAGCCGCCCAACACGCGGATGCACAGTATCTCTTTGGCGCCGGTATTATCGGCGACGCGCAGGCGCGTTTCCTGCTGCACCATCGTCAGGCCTCCTCATTGCGCTTAATAATCTCGACCACTTCCCAGCGTTTAGTTTTACTCAGCGGGCGAGTCTCGCCGATGCGTACAACATCGCCGATTTGGCACTGTTGTTCATCGTGGGCGTGAAACTTGCTGGTGCGGCGAACAATTTTCCGATACAGCGGATGTGGTTTCAGATAATCAACTGCCACCACAACCGTCTTTTGCATTTTATTGCTGACGACTCGCCCAACTTTGAATTGCCGACGCCGTCCTTCAGTCATCGATGTATCTCCTACGACTCAATGCCCAATTCGCGCTCACGCAGAATTGTCTTGATTCGCGCAATATCGCGCCGAACCATTCGCGGACGACCGGTAGCCGTCAGTTTTCCCATCACCTGCTGAAAGCGCAGGTTAAACAATTCTTCGTAGCAGTCTTTCAATTTTGCGCGCAGTTGTTCATTGTCCAGTTTGCGCAACTCATCGGCTTTCATGCTGCGCCCTCCAGATCCTCACGCGCCACGATTTTGCATTTGATCGGCAATTTCTGCGCAGCGCGTTCAAGCGCTTCGTGCGCGATTTCGGGGCGCACCCCGGCCAGTTCGAACAGGATGCGGCCCGGTTTGATCACAGCCACATAGTGATCAACGGCGCCCTTCCCCGATCCCATGCGCGTTTCAGCGGGCTTGGCGGTCACCGGCTTATCTGGAAAGATGCGAATCCAGATTTTGCCGCCGCGCTTGACGTGATGGCTGATAGCGCGCCGCGCCGCTTCGATCTGACGGCTCGTCATCCATGTCGCTTCGATGGCCATCAAGCCATACTCGCCAAAAGCGACCGTATTCCCGCGATGCGCCATCCCGCGATTGTGGCCGCGCTGCTGTTTCCGATACTTGACACGCTTTGGCATCAACATCACGATACCTCCTCTCAGCCACGCGACCGTCCAGCGCGTTCACCGCCACGTCCGCCGCGTCCGCCGCGTCCGCCGCGCCCGCCTTTGCTTTGTGGACGATCTTCTTCCTCTTCAACCGCGCTGGATCGCGCGGCGACCACCGGTTGCGTCGGTTGCAACTGCCCTTTCTGGTCGGGGAAGACATCGCCCTTATAGATCCACACCTTGACGCCGATACGGCCATATGTCGTATGCGCATGCACCTGTGCATAGTCGATATCGGCGCGCAGCGTATGGAGCGGCACCCGTCCATCGCGTTCCCAGGCGATGCGTGCCATTTCCGCGCCGGCCAGACGCCCTGAGCACTTGATCTTGACCCCTTGCGCCCCCAGGCGCATGGCGCGCTGCACTGCCTGTTTCATGGCGCGCTTGTACGATACGCGCTTATTAATCTGCTCAGCAATGCTTTCGGCGACCAGTTGCGCCTCGAGTTCCGGTTGATGGATTTCCTGAATATTGAGTTTGACCTTCTTGCCGGTCCGTCGTGCGAGTTCTTCCCGCAGTTCATCGACTTTCGCGCCACGCTTGCCGATGACGATACCCGGCTTGGCGGTATGAACCGTCACCTCGACCTTATTCGCCGAGCGCTCGATATCGATCCGCGCCACACCCGCATTCTCAAGCTCTTTCGCAATGATTTTGCGCAGCATGACGTCTTCGTGGAGCAGTTCAGTGTAGTTGCGCTCTGCGAACCACTTCGACTGCCAGTCCTTGATATATCCAAGGCGGAAGCCGATCGGGTGCACTTTCCGTCCCATAGATCCTCGCTCTCTTAAGCGCGGCGGTATGGTCACGCCGCCTGCCTACATCTCCTCACCGTCATCGACAATCACCGTAATATGGGTCGTCCGCTTCCGAATACGATCGGCGCGACCGCGGGCGCGTGGCATAATGCGCTTGAATGCCGGACCCTCATCAGCGAAGATATACTTCACCACCAGTGCATCGGGCGCCATATCGTAGTTATTGGTGGCATTTGCTCGCGCCGACTCAATCGTGCGAGCGATTTCGCGCGCCGCTTTGTGCGGCAAATAGCGCAGGATCGCCAGCGCCCGATCAACCGGCTTGCCGCGCACCAGGTCCATTACCGGGCGCACCTTGGTTGGCGAGATGCGGACATATTTGGTTACTGCTTTTGCCTGCATGTCAAACCTCTGCTGCCTCGATTGCGCGCCCGTCACTTCATTTTGCCGCGCTTATCCACCTTCTTGCCGCCATGACCGCGGAACAGCCGGGTTGGGGCGAATTCGCCCAGTTTGTGCCCGACCATATTTTCGGTGATATACACCGGCACGTGGCGCCGTCCATCGTGGACGGCGATGGTGTGCCCGACCATCTGCGGGAAGATCGTCGAGTCGCGCGACCATGTGCGCAGCACTCGCTTTTCATTCGCCCGGTTCAGTTCCTCAATACGACCGAGCAGCCGCACATCGACATATGGACCTTTTTTAGAAGAACGCGACATACGCTTTACCCTTTACACTCATGGTTACCGCGTTCGACGGCGGATGATGAAGGCATCGGTCCGCGGGTTATGGCGGGTCTTCACGCCACGCGCCGGTTTCCCCCATTTAGTTTTCGGGGTCGGCATACCACGCGGTGCGCGCCCTTCACCGCCGCCATGGGGATGGTCACGCGGGTTCATTGCCGCGCCACGCACTTCGGGGCGCCGCCCAAGCCAGCGTTTCCGCCCCGCTTTCCCCAGGCGCACATTCTGGTGATCCAGATTGCCAACCTGCCCAATCGTCGCCATACACTCGATGAACACCCGGCGCACCTCGCCCGATGGCATACGCAGTGTGGCGTAGTTCCCTTCTTTCGCCATCAACTGAGCCGCTGCCCCGGCGCTCCGCACCATCACGCCGCCGCGTCCTTTTTCGAGCTCGATGTTGTGCACCTGCGTCCCAAGCGGTATCTGGCGCAGCGGCAAGGCGTTGCCGACGCGGATATCGGCGGCAGGCCCGCTCATGACCGTATCGCCGACGTTCAAGCCGAGCGGCGCGAGGATGTAGCGTTTCTCGCCATCGACATAATGAAGCAGCGCGATACGCGCAGATCGGTTCGGATCGTACTCAATCGCCGCCACTTTTGCCGGAATACCGACCTTATCGCGCTTGAAGTCGATCTTGCGATAATGGCGCTTATGACCGCCGCCGCGATGACGCACCGTAATGCGCCCATAGACATTGCGCCCGGCTTTCTTCCGCAGCGGCTCGAGCAATGATCGCTCCGGCTCCTTCTTGGTAATCTCCTCAAAGGTCGAGACCGACATATTGCGGCGACCTGCCGAGGTTGGTTTGTATTTTCTCACAGGCATCGATCAGGCTCCCTCAAACAGGTCGATGCGATCACCTTCAGCCAGGGTGACGATCGCCTTTTTCCAATCGGGCGTATAGCCGTACTGCCGTCCCCGGCGGCGCAGTTTCCCGCGCACATTCATGGTATGAACGGCAGTGACACGCACGCTGAAAATCTCTTCGATCGCGCGTTTGATCTGTTGTTTGGTGGCGTTGCGATCAACCTCAAACGAATACTTGTTGAACCGCATCAGGTTGGTATTCTTCTCCGTGATCAGCGGTCGTATGATGATCTGATGCGCATTCATCACGCCCCCTCCTCGCTGACGTCCGCCGCAACAGCGTGTGCTGGCTTGTCGAGATACCCCTGAGCGACATCGACGGCGGCTTTCAACATGACCACATGGTCGTGAGTGAGCAGGTCGATGACATTCAGGTAATGCGCCAAAAGGGTTTTGACGTTCGGCAGATTATTCGCCGAGCGACGCACATGCTCATCCTTCCGGTCCAAGACGATCAGCGTCTTGCCGGTCAGATTCAGCGCATTGAGCACCGCAATCATATCTTTGGTGCGCGGCTGCTCGAACGTCAATCGATCCAGAAAGAGAATTGCGCCGTCGCGGTGCCGTGCCGAAAGCGCCGAGCGGACTGCCAGGCGTCGCATCTTGCGCGGCATGTCCTTCGTATAAGAGCGCGGGTGGGGACCATGCGCAATGCCGCCGCCTTTGCGGTGCGGCGCGCGAATCGACCCCTGGCGCGCGCGACCGGTGCCTTTCTGGCGGTAGAGTTTGCGCGTGCTTCCCTCAACTTCGCCGCGACCGAGCGTATTGTGTGTGCCGAGACGCGCATTGGCGCGTTGACGTTCCATCGCCTGGTGCATCACCGGCACATTCGGCTCAATCCCGAACACATAATCCGATATCTGGATAACGCCGACTTCCTCGCCGGACTGGTTGTACAACTTGGCTTCCATGACACTTCCTCAAAGTATCTGCGCTGTGCGGATGCGATCAGAGCCAGCGCTCCTACGAGCCCTTAATTGCCCGGCGAACCATCACCAATCCGTTGTTGGCGCCCGGGACCGAGCCGCGCACGAGCAGCAGATTGCGCTCTGGAACGACATCGACAACGGTCAGGTTTTGCACGGTCACCCGTTGATTGCCCATCCGCCCGGCCATCCGCGTATTCTTCCACAGGTGACCCGGATCGGTGCCGGCGCCGATCGAACCCGGCGCGCGCAGGCGGTCGCTCTGACCATGCGTGCGTGGACCGCCGCCGAAGCCATGGCGTTTCACCACACCCTGGAACCCGCGACCTTTTGACGTGCCAATGACGTCGACCCGCTGACCTGGCGCGAACATCTCGACGGTCAATACATCACCGACCTTATGATCGGCAATATTGTCGGTACGGAACTCGCGCAGGTGGCGCAACAGCTTCCCCGCGCCGCGCAGATGCCCCTGCTCAGGTTTTGTCAGGCTTTTCGCCCGAAC
This region includes:
- the rplF gene encoding 50S ribosomal protein L6; its protein translation is MSRIGKKPIPVPRGVEVTIAEGNVVTVKGPKGTLIQRLPPEMIITHENGVITVARLSDQKQHRALHGLTRSLIANMVTGVTEGYQRVLEITGIGYRAVREGKNLILQVGFSHPIRVTPPEGITFEVMERRSANEPQQVIIRGIDKQKVGEEAAKLRALRPPEPYKGYGIKYREERVRRKAGKAGKAR
- the rpsH gene encoding 30S ribosomal protein S8; amino-acid sequence: MSVNDPIADMLTRIRNACMARHATVSIPSSKMKLAIAQILKREGFIQDFTVQEGKPYSTIVITLKYTPDRRPVITGLKRVSKPGLRIYTKRADIPRVRGGLGLSILSTPRGVMAGHEAWQQRVGGEVLCYVW
- a CDS encoding type Z 30S ribosomal protein S14, whose protein sequence is MARKALMVKAQRPQKYTVRAYNRCKICGRSRAYMRKFGMCRICFREHALRGLIPGVTKSSW
- the rplE gene encoding 50S ribosomal protein L5; translation: MVPRLKEKYQTEVVPALMQEFQYRSVMQAPRLEKIVLNIGLGEAIQNSKALDAATSDLAAIAGQKPVITRARKSIAAFKVRQGMPIGVMVTLRGPRMWSFFDRLVNLVLPRLRDFRGVSRRSFDGRGNYSLGLREQIVFPEIDYDKVDKLRGLEVVIVTTAPDDEQGYALLKRLGMPFRD
- the rplX gene encoding 50S ribosomal protein L24 — encoded protein: MHVKTGDEVLIITGKDRGKRGKIKESRPKEQRVIVEGLNIVKRHMKPRGPTRPGGIIEMEAPIHVSNVMLICPKCGRASRTGHRFLEETDHKGRPKKVRYCKACDAVIDE
- the rplN gene encoding 50S ribosomal protein L14; this translates as MVQQETRLRVADNTGAKEILCIRVLGGSHVRYGRVGDVIVASVKEATPGGAVKKGEVVRAVIVRTAKEYGRPDGSHIRFDDNAAVIIGKDNNPRGTRIFGPVARELRERAFMKIISLAPEVL
- the rpsQ gene encoding 30S ribosomal protein S17 — encoded protein: MTEGRRRQFKVGRVVSNKMQKTVVVAVDYLKPHPLYRKIVRRTSKFHAHDEQQCQIGDVVRIGETRPLSKTKRWEVVEIIKRNEEA
- the rpmC gene encoding 50S ribosomal protein L29, whose amino-acid sequence is MKADELRKLDNEQLRAKLKDCYEELFNLRFQQVMGKLTATGRPRMVRRDIARIKTILRERELGIES
- the rplP gene encoding 50S ribosomal protein L16, which encodes MLMPKRVKYRKQQRGHNRGMAHRGNTVAFGEYGLMAIEATWMTSRQIEAARRAISHHVKRGGKIWIRIFPDKPVTAKPAETRMGSGKGAVDHYVAVIKPGRILFELAGVRPEIAHEALERAAQKLPIKCKIVAREDLEGAA
- the rpsC gene encoding 30S ribosomal protein S3, yielding MGRKVHPIGFRLGYIKDWQSKWFAERNYTELLHEDVMLRKIIAKELENAGVARIDIERSANKVEVTVHTAKPGIVIGKRGAKVDELREELARRTGKKVKLNIQEIHQPELEAQLVAESIAEQINKRVSYKRAMKQAVQRAMRLGAQGVKIKCSGRLAGAEMARIAWERDGRVPLHTLRADIDYAQVHAHTTYGRIGVKVWIYKGDVFPDQKGQLQPTQPVVAARSSAVEEEEDRPQSKGGRGGRGGRGGRGGERAGRSRG
- the rplV gene encoding 50S ribosomal protein L22 gives rise to the protein MQAKAVTKYVRISPTKVRPVMDLVRGKPVDRALAILRYLPHKAAREIARTIESARANATNNYDMAPDALVVKYIFADEGPAFKRIMPRARGRADRIRKRTTHITVIVDDGEEM
- the rpsS gene encoding 30S ribosomal protein S19; its protein translation is MSRSSKKGPYVDVRLLGRIEELNRANEKRVLRTWSRDSTIFPQMVGHTIAVHDGRRHVPVYITENMVGHKLGEFAPTRLFRGHGGKKVDKRGKMK
- the rplB gene encoding 50S ribosomal protein L2, with protein sequence MPVRKYKPTSAGRRNMSVSTFEEITKKEPERSLLEPLRKKAGRNVYGRITVRHRGGGHKRHYRKIDFKRDKVGIPAKVAAIEYDPNRSARIALLHYVDGEKRYILAPLGLNVGDTVMSGPAADIRVGNALPLRQIPLGTQVHNIELEKGRGGVMVRSAGAAAQLMAKEGNYATLRMPSGEVRRVFIECMATIGQVGNLDHQNVRLGKAGRKRWLGRRPEVRGAAMNPRDHPHGGGEGRAPRGMPTPKTKWGKPARGVKTRHNPRTDAFIIRRRTR
- a CDS encoding 50S ribosomal protein L23 codes for the protein MNAHQIIIRPLITEKNTNLMRFNKYSFEVDRNATKQQIKRAIEEIFSVRVTAVHTMNVRGKLRRRGRQYGYTPDWKKAIVTLAEGDRIDLFEGA
- the rplD gene encoding 50S ribosomal protein L4: MEAKLYNQSGEEVGVIQISDYVFGIEPNVPVMHQAMERQRANARLGTHNTLGRGEVEGSTRKLYRQKGTGRARQGSIRAPHRKGGGIAHGPHPRSYTKDMPRKMRRLAVRSALSARHRDGAILFLDRLTFEQPRTKDMIAVLNALNLTGKTLIVLDRKDEHVRRSANNLPNVKTLLAHYLNVIDLLTHDHVVMLKAAVDVAQGYLDKPAHAVAADVSEEGA
- the rplC gene encoding 50S ribosomal protein L3, which translates into the protein MIEGLLGRKIGMTQVFDPTGQVIPVTIIEVGPCVVTQIRTKERDGYEAVQIGYQEVRAKSLTKPEQGHLRGAGKLLRHLREFRTDNIADHKVGDVLTVEMFAPGQRVDVIGTSKGRGFQGVVKRHGFGGGPRTHGQSDRLRAPGSIGAGTDPGHLWKNTRMAGRMGNQRVTVQNLTVVDVVPERNLLLVRGSVPGANNGLVMVRRAIKGS